One Ranitomeya variabilis isolate aRanVar5 chromosome 5, aRanVar5.hap1, whole genome shotgun sequence DNA window includes the following coding sequences:
- the LOC143776802 gene encoding E3 ubiquitin/ISG15 ligase TRIM25-like, whose amino-acid sequence MASADLRDELLCSICLSTFKDPVMLRCGHNFCRVCIGRVLDTQDGSGVYSCPVCREEFQQRPALMRNLYLHNVAERFLITQPEQEEITGICCTYCVDSPVPAVRSCLLCEASMCDKHLRSHSKSPEHVLSDPSTSLEKRKCSVHKKILEYYCTEDAACTCVSCSLAGEHRGHQVELLDEASKKKNKLRNVLQKLTTKRKETEEKVRSLEERRRKAQEKAAGEAERVTALCTDIRRRVDDLEKKVLSEISRQEKEESLPLSALIHQLEIKKDELSRKMRHIEELCNMTDPLTVLQEPDTGDLCDPEEEGGDEDTGGHDKQPHDGDDLDVAVISHTLHTLCDVISGIRSGIYVEGPADILLDVTTADNYLLISDDLKTATETGEEQKRPETAERFQGYNQVMSRRGFTSGRHYWDVESRKSGDWRVGMCYPSIDRRGDQSLIGYNNKSWSLERSNNQYSVRHDREVIRLPDKICSDRVRICLDYEVGQLSFYELCDPIRHLHTFTATFSKPLHAVLCVIPPLFCCGDDWIRICS is encoded by the coding sequence ATGGCGTCTGCTGATCTGAGAGATGAGCTGCTCTGCTCCATCTGTTTATCTACATTTAAGGACCCTGTAatgctgagatgtggacacaacttctgccgggtctgtattggtcgtgtgctggatacacaggacgggtctggagtttattcctgtcctgTCTGCAGAGAAGAGTTTCAGCAGCGGCCGGCACTGATGAGGAACTTATATCTCCATAATGTCGCAGAACGTTTCCTGATTACTCAGCCAGAACAAgaggagatcaccgggatctgctgcacttactgtgtggactctccggtacctgctgttagatcctgtctaCTCTGTGAGGCTTCTATGTGTGATAAACACCTGAGATCTCACAGCAAATCACCAGAACACGTCTTATctgatcccagcacttctctggagaaaaggaaatgttctgtccataagaagatcctggaatattactgcactGAGGACGCTGCTTGTACCTGTGTGTCCTGCAGTTTGGCCGGAGAACATCGGGGACATCAGGTGGAGCTGCTGGATGAGGCCTCAAAGAAGAAGAACAAACTGAGAAATGTTCTCCAGAAACTGACCACAAAGAGAAAGGAGACTGAGGAAAAAGTCCGGAGTctggaggagcgcaggagaaaagctcaagaaaaagcagctggagaagccgagagagtcactgccctgtgtacagacatcaggagacgggtggacgacctggagaagaaggtcctgagtgagatctccaggcaggaaaaggaagagtcactgccactgtctgctctgatccatcagctggaaataaagaaggacgagctgtccaggaagatgagacacattgaggagctgtgtaacatgacggatccactgactgtcttacaggaaccagacaccggtgacttgtgtgatcctgaggaggagggaggtgatgaggacacagggggacatgataaacagccccatgatggagatgacctggatgtggctgtgatctcacacacattacacacattatgtgacgtaatatcaggtataaggagcgggatctatgtggagggtcctgcagacatattactggatgtaaccACAGCTGATAATTAtctccttatatcagacgacctgaaaactgcAACCGAGACAGGAGAGGAACAGAAAcgtccagaaacagcagagagattccagggttataatcaggtgatgagcaggaggggatttacctcaggacgacattactgggatgtggagagCAGGAAATCAGGGGATTGGAGGGTGGGGATGTGTTATCCCAGTATAGACAGGAGGGGAGATCAGTCACTGATTGGATATAATAACAAGTCCTGGAGTTTGGAGAGATCTAATAATCAGTATTCAGTGAGACATGACAGGGAAGTGATCCGGTTACCTGACAAGATCTGCAGTGATAGAgtcaggatatgtctggattatgaggtcgggcagttgtccttttatgagctgtgtgaccccatcagacacttacacaccttcactgccaccTTCTCCAAGCCCCTTCATGCTGTATTATGTGTAATTCCCCCATTATTTTGTTGTGGTGATGACTGGATTAGAATTTGCAGCTGA